A genomic stretch from Lysobacter ciconiae includes:
- a CDS encoding 3-hydroxyacyl-CoA dehydrogenase/enoyl-CoA hydratase family protein: MSNKLLVRRAAVLGAGVMGAQIAAHLTNAGVDTVLFDLPAKEGNPNGIVDKAIANLAKLSPAPLADKRLAGRITAANYETGLEQLADCDLIIEAIAERMDWKQDLYRKIAPHVADHAVLASNTSGLGISKLAEVLPEQLRHRFCGVHFFNPPRYMHLAELIPARTTDAGVLESLETFLTTTLGKGVVIAKDTPNFIGNRVGVFSMLTAMHHTEQLGLGFDTVDALTGPAIGRPKSATYRTADVVGLDTMMHVIKTMADTLPDDPWHKYFKAPKWLAALVEKGALGAKTGTGFYTRKGKDILVLDLETQDYRPSAPDLDPEVAALLKERDPATKFAALRASEHPQARFLWACFRDTFHYSAFHLKDIAQTARDVDLAMRWGYGWSVGPFESWQAAGWKQVADWIAEDIVAGNAMSTATLPDWVFDGREGVHVADGSYSPGRDAIVPRSSNPVYARQRFPDALLGEKPSQGRTVFENDGVRMWADEGDDIAVVGFKTKMNTVSDQVLDGLQEAISRAEKEFSGLVIWQAKEPFSAGADLSGALGLLQANDIKGFESMVANFQRTSQRIKYSLVPVVAAVRGLALGGGAEFQMHAARTVFGLESYVGLVEAGVGLLPAGGGLKELAVRASDAAGPNGDVFAELKNVFETIAMAKVATSAMEAKSLQLAREDDVVVFNAFELLHVAKAQARALAESGYRPPLPARRIQVAGDVGIATFKMLLVNMLEGRFISEHDYEIASRIATVMCGGEVDRGSLVDEEWLLKLEREHFVELAQMPKTQARVAHMLKTGKPLRN, from the coding sequence ATGTCTAATAAACTACTTGTCCGGCGTGCGGCCGTTCTGGGCGCAGGCGTCATGGGCGCTCAGATTGCTGCGCACCTGACCAATGCCGGCGTCGACACGGTGCTGTTCGACTTGCCGGCCAAGGAAGGAAACCCCAACGGCATCGTGGACAAGGCGATCGCCAACCTCGCCAAGCTCAGCCCCGCTCCGCTGGCGGACAAGCGTCTCGCCGGCCGTATCACTGCGGCCAATTACGAGACCGGCCTGGAGCAGCTCGCCGACTGCGACCTGATCATCGAAGCGATCGCCGAGCGCATGGACTGGAAGCAGGACCTGTATCGCAAGATCGCACCCCACGTCGCGGATCACGCCGTACTGGCCAGCAACACGTCCGGTCTGGGCATCAGCAAGCTGGCAGAAGTATTGCCCGAGCAGTTGCGTCACCGTTTCTGCGGTGTGCATTTCTTCAATCCGCCGCGCTACATGCACCTGGCGGAACTGATTCCGGCCCGCACGACCGACGCAGGCGTGCTCGAGTCGCTGGAAACCTTCCTGACCACCACCCTGGGCAAGGGCGTGGTGATCGCCAAGGACACGCCGAACTTCATCGGCAACCGCGTCGGCGTGTTCTCGATGCTGACGGCGATGCACCACACCGAGCAGCTCGGGCTTGGCTTCGACACGGTGGATGCGCTGACCGGTCCCGCCATCGGGCGCCCCAAGTCGGCGACCTACCGCACGGCCGATGTGGTCGGGCTGGACACCATGATGCACGTCATCAAGACGATGGCCGACACCCTGCCCGATGACCCTTGGCACAAGTACTTCAAGGCGCCGAAATGGCTCGCGGCGCTGGTGGAGAAGGGCGCTCTGGGTGCCAAGACCGGCACCGGGTTCTACACCCGCAAGGGCAAGGACATCCTGGTGCTCGACCTGGAAACGCAGGACTACCGTCCCTCCGCTCCGGACTTGGATCCTGAGGTCGCCGCACTGCTCAAGGAACGCGATCCGGCGACGAAGTTCGCCGCCCTGCGCGCGAGCGAGCACCCGCAGGCCAGATTCCTCTGGGCGTGTTTCCGCGACACCTTCCACTACAGCGCGTTCCACCTCAAGGACATCGCGCAGACCGCGCGCGACGTGGATCTCGCGATGCGCTGGGGTTATGGCTGGTCGGTCGGTCCGTTCGAGAGCTGGCAGGCAGCGGGCTGGAAGCAGGTGGCCGACTGGATCGCCGAGGACATCGTGGCCGGCAATGCGATGAGCACGGCCACCCTGCCCGACTGGGTCTTTGACGGCCGCGAGGGCGTCCACGTCGCCGATGGCAGCTACAGCCCCGGCCGAGACGCGATCGTGCCGCGCTCGTCCAACCCGGTGTATGCGCGGCAGCGGTTCCCGGACGCGCTGCTGGGCGAGAAGCCCTCGCAGGGGCGCACCGTGTTCGAGAACGACGGCGTGCGCATGTGGGCCGATGAAGGCGACGACATCGCCGTGGTCGGCTTCAAGACCAAGATGAATACCGTCTCCGACCAGGTGCTCGATGGCCTGCAGGAAGCGATTTCCCGCGCCGAGAAGGAGTTCTCGGGGCTGGTCATCTGGCAGGCCAAGGAGCCCTTCTCTGCCGGCGCGGACCTCTCAGGAGCGCTGGGATTGCTGCAGGCCAACGACATCAAGGGCTTCGAGTCGATGGTCGCCAACTTCCAGCGCACCAGCCAGCGGATCAAGTACTCGCTGGTGCCGGTGGTCGCCGCCGTGCGCGGTCTGGCGCTGGGCGGCGGCGCTGAGTTCCAGATGCACGCTGCACGCACCGTGTTCGGGCTGGAGAGCTATGTCGGGCTGGTGGAGGCAGGCGTCGGTCTGCTGCCCGCCGGAGGCGGACTGAAGGAGCTCGCGGTGCGCGCATCCGATGCGGCCGGGCCCAACGGCGATGTCTTCGCCGAGCTGAAGAACGTGTTCGAGACCATCGCCATGGCCAAGGTCGCGACCTCGGCCATGGAGGCCAAATCACTGCAGCTGGCGCGGGAAGACGACGTGGTCGTTTTCAATGCCTTCGAACTGCTCCACGTCGCCAAGGCCCAGGCCCGCGCGCTGGCGGAATCCGGCTACCGCCCACCCCTGCCTGCTCGCCGGATCCAGGTGGCAGGAGACGTCGGCATAGCGACCTTCAAGATGCTGCTGGTGAACATGCTCGAGGGCCGGTTCATCTCTGAACACGATTACGAGATCGCCAGCCGCATCGCGACCGTTATGTGCGGCGGCGAAGTCGACCGCGGTTCGCTGGTCGACGAGGAGTGGCTGCTGAAGCTGGAACGCGAACATTTTGTCGAGCTGGCGCAGATGCCCAAGACCCAGGCCCGCGTGGCCCACATGCTCAAGACCGGCAAACCCCTGCGCAACTGA
- a CDS encoding TetR/AcrR family transcriptional regulator yields the protein MSTNTQFSTKDRILTAAEELFAQHGFSGTSLRQVTGRADVNIAAVNYHFGSKENLVNEVFRRRMDEMSAQRLAALKAALDQHPGDLEPILAAFIEPALAVALHRQGGAAFVRVIARAYAEKNDGLRTFLSERYGHVLRDFARAIGDCLPGLSKEELYWRLDFLAGALTYAMADFGLIKRPGGVQEKAHAERAARELIRFAAAGFKN from the coding sequence ATGTCTACCAACACCCAGTTCTCCACCAAGGACCGCATCCTGACTGCGGCGGAGGAGCTGTTCGCCCAGCACGGCTTTTCGGGCACATCGCTGCGCCAGGTCACCGGGCGCGCCGACGTCAACATCGCGGCGGTGAACTACCACTTCGGCAGCAAGGAAAACCTCGTCAACGAGGTGTTCCGGCGACGCATGGACGAGATGAGCGCGCAGCGCCTGGCGGCGCTGAAAGCCGCCCTGGACCAGCATCCTGGCGATCTGGAGCCGATCCTTGCCGCCTTTATCGAGCCGGCGCTCGCGGTCGCGCTGCATCGCCAGGGCGGCGCCGCTTTCGTGCGCGTCATCGCCCGCGCCTACGCGGAAAAGAACGATGGCCTGCGCACGTTCCTTTCCGAACGCTACGGGCACGTGCTGCGCGATTTTGCGCGTGCCATCGGTGACTGCCTGCCGGGCCTGAGCAAGGAGGAGCTGTACTGGCGTCTGGACTTCCTCGCCGGCGCATTGACCTACGCGATGGCTGATTTCGGCCTGATCAAGCGCCCCGGCGGGGTGCAGGAAAAGGCGCATGCGGAACGGGCGGCGCGCGAACTCATCCGCTTCGCCGCGGCCGGATTCAAGAACTGA
- the ndk gene encoding nucleoside-diphosphate kinase: MALERTLSIIKPDAVAKNVIGEIYSRFEKAGLKVVASKMKQLSKDEAEGFYAVHRERPFFAALVEFMSSGPVMIQALEGEGAVLKHRDLMGATNPKDAAPGTIRADFADSIDANAVHGSDSLENAAIEIAYFFPATDVYSR, translated from the coding sequence ATGGCGCTGGAGCGTACCCTTTCCATCATCAAGCCCGACGCAGTTGCCAAGAATGTGATCGGAGAGATCTACAGCCGTTTCGAAAAGGCGGGCCTGAAGGTCGTCGCCTCGAAGATGAAGCAACTTTCGAAGGACGAGGCCGAAGGCTTCTACGCAGTCCACCGCGAACGTCCGTTTTTTGCTGCGCTGGTCGAGTTCATGAGCTCCGGGCCGGTGATGATCCAGGCGCTGGAAGGCGAGGGCGCTGTCCTCAAGCACCGCGACCTGATGGGCGCCACCAACCCGAAGGACGCCGCACCGGGCACCATCCGTGCCGACTTCGCCGACAGCATCGACGCCAATGCGGTGCACGGATCGGACAGCCTGGAGAACGCCGCGATCGAGATCGCCTATTTCTTCCCGGCCACCGACGTCTACTCGCGCTGA
- the rlmN gene encoding 23S rRNA (adenine(2503)-C(2))-methyltransferase RlmN, translated as MTANRDNTIDIQLTASPVAEGQAVTGAAADTTSQALPGAASAAPRKNIFDLDRTQLEDFFEGVLGEKRYRAHQVMKWIHHRYVTDFDEMTDLGKALRAKLHEHAEVRAPIVLTEKPSVDGTHKWLIGMDPKNAIEAVFIPEKGRGTLCVSSQVGCALNCSFCSTGTQGFNRNLTTAEIIGQVWVVARHLGNMPHQRRRLTNVVMMGMGEPLMNFDNVVRAMSIMRDDLGYGLANKRVTLSTAGMVPMIDKLGELSDVSLAVSLHAANDELRTELVPLNKKYPIAQLMAACERYVMRKPRSSITFEYTLMRGVNDQPEHARQLARLMKQFDNATQMKDAAKVNLIPFNPFPGTRYERSDEDDIRAFQQLLQQARVLTTVRRTRGDDIDAACGQLKGQVMDRTRRQATFRKMLAEQEAGDASA; from the coding sequence ATGACCGCCAACCGCGACAACACCATCGACATCCAGCTGACCGCTTCGCCTGTGGCGGAAGGCCAGGCTGTGACCGGTGCCGCCGCGGATACGACATCACAGGCACTTCCGGGAGCAGCAAGCGCTGCTCCCCGGAAGAACATCTTCGACCTGGACCGCACGCAGCTGGAGGACTTCTTCGAAGGCGTGCTGGGCGAAAAGCGTTACCGCGCCCACCAGGTCATGAAGTGGATCCATCATCGCTACGTCACCGACTTCGACGAGATGACGGACCTCGGCAAGGCGTTGCGGGCCAAGCTGCACGAGCACGCTGAAGTTCGCGCGCCCATCGTGCTGACCGAGAAGCCGTCCGTGGACGGCACCCACAAGTGGTTGATCGGGATGGACCCGAAGAACGCCATCGAGGCGGTCTTCATCCCCGAGAAGGGGCGCGGCACGCTCTGCGTGTCCAGCCAGGTGGGCTGCGCGCTGAACTGCTCCTTCTGCTCCACCGGCACCCAGGGCTTCAACCGCAACCTCACCACCGCCGAGATCATCGGCCAGGTGTGGGTGGTCGCCCGCCACCTGGGCAACATGCCCCACCAGCGCCGCCGCCTCACCAACGTGGTGATGATGGGGATGGGCGAGCCGCTGATGAATTTCGACAACGTGGTCCGTGCGATGAGCATCATGCGCGATGACCTGGGTTACGGGCTCGCCAACAAGCGCGTGACGCTTTCCACCGCCGGCATGGTTCCGATGATCGACAAGCTGGGCGAGCTCAGTGATGTCTCGCTGGCTGTGTCGCTGCACGCGGCCAACGATGAGCTGCGCACCGAGCTGGTGCCGCTGAACAAGAAGTACCCGATCGCCCAGCTGATGGCCGCCTGCGAGCGCTATGTCATGCGCAAGCCGCGCTCGTCCATCACGTTTGAGTACACCCTGATGCGCGGCGTCAACGATCAGCCCGAGCATGCGCGTCAGCTCGCGCGCCTGATGAAGCAGTTCGACAATGCGACCCAGATGAAGGATGCGGCCAAGGTCAACCTGATCCCGTTCAACCCGTTCCCGGGCACGCGGTACGAGCGCTCCGACGAGGACGACATCCGCGCGTTCCAGCAGCTGTTGCAGCAGGCCCGCGTACTCACCACCGTGCGTCGCACCCGCGGCGACGACATCGATGCCGCATGCGGCCAGCTCAAGGGGCAGGTCATGGACCGCACGCGCCGTCAGGCAACCTTCCGAAAGATGCTGGCCGAGCAGGAAGCAGGAGATGCCAGTGCCTGA
- the pilW gene encoding type IV pilus biogenesis/stability protein PilW, translated as MLLAVVLASTACSRLSFVKPKLARSGMDRKAPEVRMTPDSYDSPAAKSRVLIQQGQAALSQGDLTAAAKAADQALRMASDNASAHTLAALVAERKGDSAAAGKHHRRAVDLEPRQGGVANNYGTWLCSNGRAQESLEWFDRALADPGYRTPAIAMANSGACAADAGQEAHAQRYLTGALELDPENPVALGAMAERMFKAGDAFRARAFSQRRLAAAPADRRSLVLASQIEEKLGDREAANRYVQRLGAEFPAVPGSGNGEIGK; from the coding sequence ATGCTGCTTGCCGTGGTCCTTGCGTCCACGGCCTGCAGCCGCTTGAGCTTCGTCAAGCCCAAGCTCGCCCGCAGCGGCATGGATCGCAAGGCGCCGGAGGTGCGTATGACCCCGGACAGCTACGATTCCCCGGCCGCCAAATCCCGCGTGCTCATCCAGCAGGGGCAGGCGGCATTGTCCCAGGGCGACCTCACGGCTGCTGCGAAAGCCGCGGACCAGGCGCTGCGCATGGCCTCCGACAACGCCTCGGCCCACACCCTGGCGGCCTTGGTGGCGGAGCGGAAGGGCGACTCGGCTGCGGCGGGTAAACACCACCGGCGCGCCGTGGACCTGGAGCCGCGCCAGGGCGGGGTGGCCAACAACTACGGCACGTGGTTGTGCAGCAACGGTCGCGCGCAGGAGTCGCTGGAGTGGTTCGATCGCGCCTTGGCGGATCCGGGCTACCGTACCCCGGCGATCGCGATGGCGAACTCCGGCGCCTGCGCCGCGGATGCGGGGCAGGAGGCGCACGCGCAACGCTACCTGACGGGCGCGTTGGAGCTGGATCCGGAGAATCCCGTCGCGCTGGGCGCGATGGCGGAGCGCATGTTCAAGGCCGGCGACGCGTTTCGCGCCCGTGCGTTTTCGCAGCGACGGCTGGCGGCAGCACCGGCGGACCGGCGTTCGCTCGTGCTTGCATCACAGATTGAGGAAAAGCTGGGCGACAGGGAAGCCGCCAATAGATATGTTCAACGGTTGGGGGCGGAGTTCCCGGCCGTACCGGGTTCCGGAAACGGGGAAATCGGAAAGTGA
- a CDS encoding helix-turn-helix domain-containing protein yields the protein MGQSNERLADDAGRCGARLARARESAGLTLEQASARLKMPVRVVRALENDEWQSEPTVFVRGHLRSYARMLGVDIEQDLVRSGVNEVRPAELISHTHTPKYRYMFEQAARRGIYIAITAFIVVPVWLATKPHLSSAPEVQSLDIPSFATGMVDSPRQADAAVQERTPVIASMAAIRAPVGVAESPGLSLAFSGDSWLQVTTRSGEVLEQAVVGSGEKRQWDAKEDLRIVIGNTAAIEARQNGKPVDLEAFSRANVARFTLSSDGSLVPSSD from the coding sequence ATGGGACAGTCCAACGAAAGGCTGGCGGACGATGCCGGGCGTTGTGGTGCGCGGCTCGCTCGCGCCCGTGAAAGTGCCGGGCTGACGCTCGAGCAGGCTTCCGCACGCCTGAAAATGCCCGTTCGCGTGGTCCGCGCGCTGGAAAACGACGAGTGGCAATCCGAACCGACCGTGTTTGTCCGCGGCCACCTGCGCAGCTACGCCAGGATGCTCGGGGTGGACATCGAGCAGGATCTTGTGAGGTCCGGCGTCAACGAAGTCCGCCCGGCCGAACTGATCAGCCACACCCATACGCCGAAATACCGCTACATGTTCGAGCAGGCGGCGCGACGCGGCATCTATATCGCCATCACCGCCTTTATCGTCGTGCCGGTGTGGTTGGCGACCAAGCCGCACCTGTCCAGCGCGCCGGAAGTGCAATCGCTGGATATACCGTCCTTTGCCACCGGCATGGTTGATTCCCCTCGGCAGGCTGACGCGGCCGTTCAGGAGCGCACGCCGGTCATCGCCTCCATGGCAGCGATCCGCGCGCCGGTCGGTGTCGCCGAGTCCCCGGGGCTTTCGTTGGCGTTCAGCGGTGACAGCTGGCTGCAGGTAACCACCCGCAGTGGCGAGGTGCTGGAGCAGGCCGTCGTCGGCAGTGGCGAGAAGCGCCAGTGGGACGCAAAGGAAGATCTGCGGATCGTGATCGGCAACACCGCTGCGATCGAAGCCCGGCAAAACGGCAAACCGGTGGACCTGGAAGCATTCAGCCGCGCGAACGTCGCCCGCTTTACGCTATCCTCTGACGGTTCACTTGTGCCGAGCAGCGACTGA
- a CDS encoding YfgM family protein, producing the protein MAIDDPLDEHEQSERVLAWLRQNGIALVGGIVLGLAAIGGWKWWGHHQHTEALADADRYQQVISAIEAGDPEAASRITTLDNGVYAELAGLELASRQVRAGDNEKAIATLRGIKPADERMATIVHQRLARLLVDAGKGEEAIGLLEGADTAMALEVRGDAEYALGKTDDARSAYMQALTRMDVASPRRKLLELKLMEVGGKPDDSEVRS; encoded by the coding sequence ATGGCAATTGACGATCCGCTAGACGAACACGAGCAGAGCGAGCGCGTATTGGCGTGGCTGCGGCAGAACGGTATCGCCCTGGTCGGTGGGATCGTGCTCGGACTCGCCGCGATCGGCGGCTGGAAATGGTGGGGGCACCACCAGCACACCGAAGCGCTGGCGGACGCCGATCGCTACCAGCAGGTGATCAGCGCCATCGAGGCCGGCGATCCCGAGGCCGCTTCACGCATCACGACATTGGACAATGGCGTCTACGCCGAGCTGGCGGGCCTGGAGCTGGCTTCCCGGCAGGTTCGCGCCGGCGACAACGAGAAAGCCATTGCGACCCTGCGGGGGATCAAGCCCGCCGATGAGCGCATGGCGACGATCGTGCATCAGCGCCTGGCCCGTTTACTGGTGGACGCCGGCAAGGGCGAGGAGGCGATCGGACTGCTTGAAGGCGCCGATACCGCCATGGCCCTGGAAGTGCGCGGGGATGCGGAATATGCGCTGGGCAAGACCGACGACGCGCGCTCAGCCTATATGCAGGCGCTGACCCGGATGGATGTCGCGTCGCCTCGCCGCAAGCTGCTGGAACTCAAATTGATGGAGGTCGGCGGCAAGCCCGACGACTCCGAGGTGCGCTCCTGA
- the bamB gene encoding outer membrane protein assembly factor BamB, translating to MALRVSVVMLCATALVGCSTMKGWFSSDKKKAAAPAALVDFQPSAQPSRIWSANVGKGEGKIGARQGPAIADGRVYAAAVKGGVHAYDLQTGAKLWNYPSKLLLTGGPGVGEGVVAVGSLDGDVVALDADTGSEKWTAKLGNEIIAAPAVGMGMVFVRSNDGRVTAFDAASGERRWFWNQDVPMLSVRGNDTPVLGPGYLFVGNDDGTVVALSANDGRPLWEESVAQQEGRTELSRMADVDGAPVLDGTTLYATSYKGKTIAIDAPSGQPMWISDHGGPGRIGVGPNVLVVSEAADNVVGLYKSGGSAMWTQPAMTRRNLTAPAIQGDYAVVGDLDGYLHWLSLDTGEFAARSRVGRDRLLSAPRVADGILVVQDVGGKLSAYRLGQ from the coding sequence ATGGCGCTGCGTGTTTCCGTCGTGATGCTGTGCGCCACTGCCCTGGTCGGCTGCAGCACCATGAAGGGCTGGTTCAGCAGCGACAAGAAGAAGGCCGCAGCGCCGGCGGCACTGGTCGACTTCCAGCCGTCCGCTCAGCCATCGCGTATCTGGTCCGCCAACGTGGGCAAGGGTGAGGGCAAGATCGGCGCACGCCAGGGGCCGGCCATTGCCGACGGCAGGGTGTATGCCGCAGCCGTGAAGGGTGGCGTGCACGCTTACGACCTGCAGACTGGCGCGAAGCTGTGGAACTACCCCAGCAAGTTGCTCCTGACCGGCGGCCCCGGCGTGGGCGAGGGCGTGGTGGCAGTGGGCAGCCTGGACGGTGATGTGGTCGCGCTGGACGCGGACACCGGCAGCGAGAAATGGACGGCCAAACTTGGCAATGAAATCATCGCCGCACCGGCGGTCGGCATGGGCATGGTCTTCGTGCGCTCCAACGACGGACGCGTCACCGCGTTCGACGCGGCCAGTGGCGAGCGTCGCTGGTTCTGGAACCAGGACGTGCCGATGCTGTCGGTACGCGGCAACGACACGCCGGTTCTGGGTCCGGGCTATCTTTTCGTCGGCAACGATGATGGCACCGTGGTCGCGCTGTCGGCCAACGACGGCCGTCCGCTGTGGGAAGAGAGCGTGGCGCAACAGGAAGGACGCACCGAACTCTCCCGCATGGCCGACGTGGATGGCGCGCCGGTGCTCGACGGCACCACCCTGTACGCCACCAGCTACAAGGGCAAGACCATCGCCATCGATGCGCCCAGTGGCCAGCCGATGTGGATCTCCGATCACGGCGGTCCGGGCCGGATCGGCGTTGGGCCCAACGTGCTGGTCGTCTCCGAAGCTGCCGACAATGTGGTCGGCCTGTACAAGTCCGGCGGCAGTGCGATGTGGACGCAGCCCGCGATGACCCGCCGCAACCTCACGGCACCGGCCATCCAGGGCGACTACGCGGTCGTTGGCGACCTGGACGGGTACCTGCACTGGCTTTCGCTGGATACCGGTGAATTCGCCGCGCGTTCGCGAGTCGGTCGCGACCGGCTGCTCTCGGCGCCGCGCGTGGCGGACGGCATCCTGGTGGTGCAGGACGTTGGCGGCAAGCTGAGCGCGTACCGGCTGGGACAGTGA
- the der gene encoding ribosome biogenesis GTPase Der has translation MLPLVALVGRPNVGKSTLFNALTRTRDALVHDQPGVTRDRNYGLCRPEGQREFAVVDTGGIGGEDEGIAGATTRQARAAAAEADLVLFIVDGRQGASRLDDDILAWLRKTARPTYLVVNKTDGLDTHAALSEFAHYGFTDVIGISSAHRQGIDDLIDVILERLPELGDSAQLDNDPSRIKVAFIGRPNVGKSTLVNRLLGEERMIASEVAGTTRDAVAVDMERDGRLYRLVDTAGLRRKSRVDEVVEKFSIIKTLHAIEQCQVAVVMLDANEGVTDQDASVLGYALDAGRALVIAVNKWDGLSEYQRQQNESLLARKLTFVDWAERVRISATHGSGLRELFAAVHRAHASATREFSTSEVTQAMEAAYEANPPPVIRNHVAKLRYAHPAASNPPTFVIHGTRLKTLSDSYKRYLENFFRKRFKLVGTPVRFVFKDSVNPYEGKKNVLSEKQVAKRRRLIRHVKRG, from the coding sequence ATGCTGCCGCTAGTCGCCCTTGTGGGCCGCCCCAATGTCGGCAAGTCGACCCTGTTCAATGCGCTCACCCGCACCCGCGACGCCCTCGTCCATGACCAGCCCGGCGTTACCCGGGACCGAAACTACGGCCTGTGCCGGCCGGAAGGTCAGCGTGAATTCGCGGTCGTCGACACCGGCGGCATTGGCGGTGAGGACGAGGGCATCGCCGGCGCGACCACGCGCCAGGCGCGTGCCGCGGCTGCCGAAGCCGATCTGGTGCTGTTCATCGTGGATGGGCGGCAGGGCGCGTCGCGCCTGGACGACGACATCCTCGCCTGGCTGCGCAAAACCGCGCGTCCGACCTACCTGGTGGTCAACAAGACCGACGGGCTGGATACGCACGCCGCGCTGAGCGAGTTCGCCCATTACGGTTTCACCGATGTCATCGGCATCTCCTCGGCCCATCGTCAGGGCATCGATGACCTGATTGACGTGATCCTGGAGCGCTTGCCCGAGCTGGGCGATTCCGCGCAGCTGGACAACGATCCTTCGCGGATCAAGGTGGCCTTCATCGGCCGTCCCAACGTCGGCAAGTCGACCCTGGTCAACCGCCTGCTGGGCGAGGAGCGGATGATCGCCTCCGAAGTTGCCGGCACCACCCGCGACGCGGTCGCCGTGGACATGGAGCGCGATGGGCGTCTGTACCGTCTGGTGGACACGGCTGGCCTGCGCCGCAAATCCCGCGTGGACGAGGTCGTGGAGAAGTTCTCCATCATCAAGACACTGCATGCGATCGAGCAGTGCCAGGTGGCGGTGGTGATGCTGGATGCCAATGAAGGCGTGACCGACCAGGACGCCAGCGTGCTGGGCTATGCGCTGGACGCGGGACGCGCGCTGGTGATCGCGGTCAACAAGTGGGACGGGCTCAGCGAATACCAGCGCCAGCAGAACGAATCGCTGTTGGCGCGCAAGCTGACCTTCGTTGACTGGGCCGAGCGGGTGCGCATCAGCGCGACCCACGGCTCCGGGCTGCGCGAGTTGTTCGCGGCGGTGCATCGCGCGCACGCCTCGGCGACCCGCGAGTTCAGCACCAGTGAGGTGACCCAGGCCATGGAAGCGGCGTATGAGGCCAACCCGCCGCCGGTGATCCGCAACCATGTCGCCAAGCTGCGCTACGCGCACCCTGCGGCCAGCAATCCACCGACCTTCGTGATCCACGGCACGCGCCTGAAGACACTGTCCGACAGCTACAAGCGCTATCTGGAGAATTTCTTCCGCAAGCGTTTCAAGCTGGTTGGAACGCCGGTGCGCTTCGTCTTCAAGGACAGCGTCAATCCGTACGAAGGCAAGAAGAACGTGCTCAGCGAGAAGCAGGTGGCCAAGCGGCGCCGTCTGATCCGCCACGTGAAGCGCGGCTGA